In Chitinivibrionales bacterium, the following proteins share a genomic window:
- a CDS encoding helix-turn-helix domain-containing protein — protein MESESTLIPKSTASQPESPKEEAAKVGETSACKEPISAENRVVESPKPAPTSSEVVDGDFLTAPQLARKLNVSLKAIRKWSLSGRLMYVKMGRLVRYYWPEIEKRLLTGRLLSEKE, from the coding sequence ATGGAAAGCGAATCAACACTTATCCCCAAAAGTACTGCAAGTCAGCCCGAAAGCCCAAAAGAGGAAGCCGCCAAAGTTGGTGAGACATCGGCCTGTAAGGAGCCTATCTCTGCAGAAAATAGGGTGGTAGAGTCACCGAAACCTGCTCCAACCTCAAGCGAGGTAGTGGATGGAGATTTCCTGACCGCCCCCCAGCTTGCCCGGAAGCTTAATGTCTCCCTCAAGGCAATCCGGAAATGGAGCCTTTCCGGCAGGTTGATGTACGTCAAAATGGGTAGGTTGGTTAGGTATTACTGGCCGGAAATAGAGAAGCGGTTACTGACAGGGAGGTTACTGTCAGAAAAGGAATAA
- a CDS encoding RNA polymerase sigma factor RpoD/SigA gives MKKSQVLLEENSLAFYFKEIGKNKTLSAEEEAQTARRIHKGDSEALEKLVKANLRFAVSVARNYQNQGLPLSDLIHEGNLGLIRAAKRFDEKKNFKFISYAVWWIRQGILQALAQQSRIVKLPLNRVGTFYKISKAQSKLEQKSRRMPNVEEIARELNIGEKEVWETMRIGNTHLSLDAPLQVGEDSNRLDLLQYETPELTDDSAMEVSLHKEINIALDTLTCREKEIISLYFGIGVEIPLTLDQIGQRLNLTRERIRQIKQKALRRLRHSSRSRRLKMHRVLQ, from the coding sequence ATGAAGAAAAGCCAGGTCCTTTTGGAAGAAAATTCCCTTGCCTTCTATTTCAAGGAAATCGGCAAGAACAAGACCCTTTCCGCCGAAGAGGAGGCGCAGACGGCCCGCCGCATCCATAAAGGAGACAGCGAGGCGCTCGAAAAACTGGTGAAGGCGAATCTCAGGTTCGCCGTTTCTGTGGCCCGCAATTATCAGAACCAGGGCCTGCCCCTTTCCGACCTTATCCACGAGGGGAACCTCGGCCTTATCCGGGCCGCCAAGCGGTTTGACGAAAAGAAGAATTTCAAGTTCATATCCTACGCGGTGTGGTGGATACGCCAGGGGATTCTGCAGGCGCTGGCCCAACAGTCGCGTATTGTCAAGCTTCCCCTCAATCGCGTGGGCACCTTCTATAAGATCAGCAAGGCGCAGAGCAAGCTCGAACAGAAGTCCCGCAGGATGCCCAACGTCGAGGAAATCGCGCGCGAGCTTAACATCGGCGAAAAAGAAGTCTGGGAAACCATGAGGATCGGCAACACCCATTTGTCGCTCGACGCCCCGCTCCAGGTGGGTGAAGACAGCAACCGTCTCGACCTGCTTCAGTACGAAACCCCGGAGCTTACCGACGACAGCGCCATGGAGGTTTCGCTGCATAAGGAGATCAACATAGCCCTCGACACCCTCACGTGCCGCGAGAAAGAGATCATCAGCCTCTATTTCGGCATCGGCGTGGAAATTCCGCTCACCCTTGACCAGATCGGCCAGCGGTTGAACCTCACGCGCGAACGGATTCGTCAGATCAAGCAAAAAGCGCTCCGCAGGCTCAGGCATTCCTCCCGCTCCCGCCGGCTTAAAATGCACAGGGTATTGCAGTAA
- a CDS encoding RES family NAD+ phosphorylase → MKSKSQAELDPDLLEKFTIAVQEEVAYCDTCQPWDGGDTIWIHGVEVDWEDVFNDCEVPKEYREEVASRIQCPFCGSSLDIFCTIGVKSKWERNFEMQSDQWQEKNKSRFDDFYAFLQKFPYLGCSHELGKTIINSINNFPKSKILDEKWYRSRKVNSSVIFSPSDMMPPDPDKVEIPEGRFNHFGQPVFYLSRSKECAATEALDSDEGMVWTQEFRIKGIKDILDLAPDGTWPEVPDGFDEIAFGLVHCDTINKTPLSSGWKPEYFIPRFIADVAKMMGYDGIKFKSSKTYHENLVLFKWDINNIEAVGTPVVYQHRKTLLNSL, encoded by the coding sequence ATGAAGAGTAAAAGTCAAGCCGAACTTGACCCCGATCTTCTCGAAAAATTTACTATCGCCGTTCAAGAAGAAGTCGCGTATTGTGATACTTGCCAACCATGGGATGGTGGGGACACAATCTGGATTCATGGGGTTGAAGTAGATTGGGAAGATGTTTTCAACGATTGCGAAGTTCCTAAAGAATATAGGGAAGAAGTAGCTTCTCGTATTCAATGCCCCTTCTGTGGTTCTTCACTTGACATATTTTGCACAATCGGAGTAAAGTCCAAATGGGAGAGAAACTTTGAAATGCAATCTGACCAATGGCAAGAGAAAAACAAATCTCGATTTGATGATTTTTATGCCTTTTTACAAAAATTTCCCTATTTGGGGTGCTCTCATGAACTGGGCAAGACAATCATTAACTCCATAAATAATTTTCCAAAGAGCAAAATATTAGATGAAAAATGGTATCGTTCTCGAAAGGTAAATTCCAGTGTAATATTCAGTCCATCTGATATGATGCCTCCCGATCCAGATAAGGTAGAAATTCCAGAGGGTAGGTTTAACCATTTTGGTCAGCCGGTTTTCTACTTGTCCCGGTCAAAAGAATGCGCGGCGACAGAAGCGTTGGACTCTGACGAGGGAATGGTGTGGACTCAGGAATTCAGAATAAAAGGAATAAAGGATATTCTCGATTTAGCTCCTGATGGAACCTGGCCAGAAGTACCTGACGGATTTGATGAAATTGCTTTTGGTTTGGTCCATTGCGACACCATAAATAAAACACCACTCTCCAGCGGATGGAAACCAGAATACTTTATTCCAAGGTTTATTGCAGATGTCGCTAAGATGATGGGATATGACGGAATAAAATTTAAAAGCTCCAAGACCTATCACGAAAATCTTGTCCTTTTCAAATGGGATATTAACAATATTGAGGCAGTGGGAACGCCAGTTGTCTATCAGCATCGGAAGACTTTATTGAACAGCCTGTAA
- a CDS encoding tyrosine-type recombinase/integrase has translation MGIRKSEAGVRPVGADRWRVTARIRVNRKIRQRQTTFKGTKEQARDLHALLKKELREGKSDPSPFLPTTIQKFGDLLKIHLDKHDQCSPTYLAKIRHVADELGEIDIRFFPDRFENYLHNLRGTKSQRTHKMRSNATINRVIEIVRAVYNTGIALGLIETNPITKIRFPRLKELPRDVILSELDKQNLLNVIDKEAPHLSAIVRFALQVPCRRSELVKMRKEDLDLIHNAIRVKAENSKNDKGCWKPIPPDMIDYFRNLPNETDYLFYRKDENTTPGTTILTGLGDFHRAWRRCLRLAKLDNFRFHDTRHCSASALINNGTPEQVVMDVANWKTNMLRKYYHREPIQSLKLIKFNPAPASEKTIERIAASV, from the coding sequence ATGGGTATCAGAAAGAGTGAAGCTGGAGTTAGGCCCGTTGGTGCTGACCGCTGGAGGGTTACTGCCCGGATTCGTGTAAATAGGAAAATCAGACAGAGGCAAACTACCTTCAAGGGAACAAAGGAACAGGCCAGGGATCTCCACGCCTTGCTTAAAAAGGAACTCCGGGAAGGAAAAAGTGACCCATCTCCCTTTCTTCCGACGACCATTCAGAAATTTGGAGACCTCCTGAAAATTCACTTGGATAAACACGATCAGTGTTCACCTACATATCTGGCAAAGATAAGACATGTGGCCGATGAGCTGGGGGAGATCGACATCCGGTTCTTTCCGGATAGATTCGAAAACTACCTACATAATCTCAGGGGGACTAAATCACAGCGAACCCATAAAATGCGATCGAATGCGACGATCAATAGGGTGATTGAAATTGTCAGAGCCGTGTACAATACCGGTATAGCTCTTGGATTAATTGAAACCAACCCGATTACAAAAATCAGGTTTCCACGCCTTAAGGAGTTACCCAGGGATGTCATTCTGAGTGAACTGGATAAACAAAACCTCCTGAACGTCATTGACAAAGAAGCACCTCATCTGTCAGCCATAGTAAGGTTTGCCCTTCAGGTGCCATGCCGCAGGTCAGAGCTCGTCAAGATGCGGAAGGAAGACCTCGACCTCATTCACAACGCTATCCGGGTTAAGGCTGAGAACTCCAAGAATGACAAGGGCTGCTGGAAACCGATTCCACCAGACATGATAGACTACTTCAGAAACCTACCCAATGAAACCGACTACCTTTTTTATCGGAAAGATGAAAACACGACTCCTGGGACTACGATTCTAACGGGTCTTGGGGACTTTCACAGAGCATGGCGGCGTTGCTTAAGGTTAGCTAAGCTGGATAACTTCCGGTTTCATGACACGCGCCATTGCAGTGCGTCTGCATTAATTAATAACGGTACTCCGGAACAGGTCGTGATGGATGTGGCGAACTGGAAGACTAATATGCTGAGGAAATACTATCACAGGGAGCCAATTCAGTCGTTGAAACTGATAAAATTCAACCCGGCACCCGCGAGCGAAAAAACAATCGAAAGAATAGCGGCGAGTGTATAA